A single Pangasianodon hypophthalmus isolate fPanHyp1 chromosome 27, fPanHyp1.pri, whole genome shotgun sequence DNA region contains:
- the ier5l gene encoding immediate early response gene 5-like protein: protein MINTGECAVDAQSLISISLRKIHNSRTQRGGIKLHKNLLVSYVLRNARQVYMNEKYAEIYRMQQYEEVMTVCNEIQELNPLDVAEDAEEEPSCCGVASPAPSLCAALSPVGPRAPQPPPGACSASLVLQSEEEEDEDSSCKQSDAVFYRSCCVEACAVAPSCDFSPSGGVHCSKTTVLDLDTHVVTTVENGCLHQDCCAPLAPCCPSAHGPVRKRKMDFGYYAPELEETPEFAPCKRQKLEECAYAGGAEPLEACNISNLISIFGSGFSGLVSRQADLEQALNGQFCSKQALASLGAWTRAIVAF from the coding sequence ATGATCAACACGGGGGAGTGCGCGGTGGACGCGCAGAGCCTGATCTCGATCTCGTTGCGGAAGATTCACAACTCGCGGACGCAGCGCGGAGGCATCAAGCTGCACAAGAACCTCCTGGTGTCGTACGTGCTGAGGAACGCGCGCCAGGTCTACATGAACGAAAAGTACGCGGAGATCTACAGGATGCAGCAGTACGAGGAGGTCATGACCGTGTGCAACGAGATCCAGGAGCTGAACCCGCTCGACGTGGCTGAGGACGCCGAGGAGGAGCCGAGCTGCTGCGGCGTGGCGAGCCCTGCACCCAGCCTGTGCGCTGCGCTCTCGCCGGTCGGCCCGCGCGCTCCACAGCCGCCGCCGGGCGCGTGCTCCGCGTCTCTCGTTCTCCAGTCcgaggaggaagaggacgagGATTCGTCTTGTAAGCAGTCGGACGCCGTGTTCTACCGCAGCTGCTGCGTGGAGGCGTGCGCCGTGGCGCCGAGCTGCGACTTCTCGCCGTCGGGCGGCGTGCACTGCAGCAAGACCACCGTGCTGGACCTGGACACGCACGTCGTGACCACGGTGGAGAACGGCTGCCTGCATCAGGACTGCTGCGCGCCGCTGGCACCGTGCTGTCCGAGCGCGCACGGCCCGGTCAGGAAGCGCAAAATGGACTTCGGCTACTACGCGCCCGAGCTGGAGGAGACGCCGGAGTTCGCGCCGTGCAAGCGCCAGAAGTTGGAGGAGTGCGCGTACGCGGGAGGCGCCGAGCCGCTGGAGGCGTGTAACATCTCCAACCTGATCTCCATCTTCGGCTCGGGCTTCTCGGGGCTGGTGAGCCGGCAGGCGGACTTAGAGCAAGCGCTTAACGGACAGTTCTGCAGCAAGCAGGCGCTGGCGAGTTTAGGGGCATGGACGAGAGCCATCGTAGCTTTTTGA